One Caballeronia sp. NK8 DNA window includes the following coding sequences:
- a CDS encoding acyl-CoA dehydrogenase family protein, whose product MKIVINGQSSAWISNGSVAQVALAYMAADYGDGFYGSGERSAFTNGIGMILPLDLPGVSRGKPLDKIGQRSLPQGEIYFDNVKVPKRFAIALQDDYLGNLASTWSFAGTHMCQVFVGVARAAFELALGYCHERKQGGALLIDHQMTQLRVGEMLRRLEMARAIARRSLAFSRLSPKSHPYATAQAKVSVTEEAMKITTEAFQLFGGNGTTREFPIEKLFRDVRSALIEDGENYHLTLRLGVLAGKLYQNGWMKE is encoded by the coding sequence ATGAAAATCGTCATCAACGGTCAAAGTTCCGCATGGATCTCCAACGGCTCGGTCGCTCAGGTGGCGCTCGCGTACATGGCGGCGGATTATGGCGATGGCTTCTATGGAAGCGGGGAACGAAGTGCGTTCACGAACGGAATCGGCATGATTCTTCCGCTTGATTTGCCAGGTGTCTCCCGAGGCAAACCGCTCGACAAGATTGGCCAGCGCTCACTGCCGCAGGGCGAAATCTACTTCGACAACGTGAAGGTGCCCAAGCGCTTCGCAATTGCGCTGCAGGACGATTACCTCGGCAACCTGGCCTCAACATGGTCGTTCGCCGGCACGCACATGTGCCAGGTGTTCGTAGGCGTGGCCCGCGCCGCGTTCGAACTCGCGCTGGGATACTGCCACGAACGCAAGCAAGGCGGAGCGCTGTTGATCGACCATCAGATGACGCAATTGCGCGTGGGCGAGATGCTGCGTCGGCTGGAAATGGCGCGTGCGATCGCGCGACGCAGCCTCGCATTCTCACGTCTGTCTCCGAAGAGCCATCCGTACGCAACAGCCCAGGCCAAGGTCAGCGTGACGGAGGAAGCCATGAAGATTACGACTGAGGCGTTCCAGCTCTTCGGCGGTAATGGCACCACACGCGAGTTCCCGATCGAGAAGCTGTTCCGTGATGTCCGGTCCGCACTGATCGAGGACGGCGAGAATTACCACCTCACGTTGCGTCTTGGCGTGCTCGCAGGAAAGCTTTATCAGAACGGTTGGATGAAAGAGTGA
- a CDS encoding YCF48-related protein, translating into MIKMFVAGAALCASVAAFAQAQGAVADWAAKPAHAWTAPRHMMLMDAARAGSRIVAVGEHGVVVMSDDEGKTWRQSNHVPVSATLSAVTFADAQHGWTVGQWGVILATSDGGETWQKQRIDLSVDQPLFSVLFTTARDGIAVGLWSLMLVTHDGGKSWTKVSVPKPPGSGRADRNLYHVFSDRHGVLYIDSEQGMVLKSTDGGANWNYQATGGKGTLWTGVALPDGRIIVGGLLGGLYQSSDDGATWTALNAGTKSSITDLLTTGNGLMGVGLDGLVFRQREGSTSFEVQQRADRASLTAAVIDRTGKPLLFSQDGVLVRP; encoded by the coding sequence ATGATCAAGATGTTTGTTGCCGGCGCGGCCTTGTGTGCGAGCGTCGCGGCCTTCGCTCAAGCACAGGGAGCGGTCGCGGACTGGGCGGCCAAACCCGCGCATGCCTGGACAGCGCCGAGGCACATGATGTTGATGGACGCGGCGCGTGCCGGTTCGCGCATCGTTGCCGTAGGGGAGCACGGCGTAGTCGTGATGTCAGATGACGAGGGAAAAACGTGGCGTCAGTCAAACCATGTTCCGGTTTCCGCAACCCTTTCTGCGGTCACTTTTGCCGACGCGCAGCACGGCTGGACGGTCGGACAGTGGGGCGTGATTCTCGCGACGAGCGACGGCGGCGAGACATGGCAAAAGCAGCGGATAGACCTCTCAGTTGACCAGCCGTTGTTCTCCGTGCTCTTTACTACTGCTCGGGACGGAATCGCGGTGGGCCTATGGTCACTCATGCTCGTCACCCATGATGGTGGCAAGTCGTGGACGAAAGTGAGTGTGCCGAAACCACCGGGTAGTGGTCGTGCCGACCGCAACCTTTACCACGTCTTTTCTGATCGTCACGGTGTGCTTTACATCGACTCTGAGCAGGGAATGGTGCTGAAGTCCACGGATGGCGGGGCGAACTGGAATTATCAGGCGACGGGCGGCAAAGGGACGCTGTGGACGGGCGTGGCGCTGCCCGACGGCCGAATCATCGTAGGCGGTTTGCTGGGCGGCCTGTACCAGAGCAGCGACGATGGGGCGACATGGACGGCGTTGAACGCGGGCACGAAGAGTTCGATCACTGATCTTTTGACGACCGGGAATGGACTGATGGGCGTCGGGCTCGATGGCCTTGTTTTCCGGCAACGCGAGGGCAGTACTTCGTTCGAGGTTCAACAGCGCGCGGATCGTGCGTCCCTCACAGCCGCAGTGATCGATCGCACCGGAAAGCCGTTGCTGTTTTCGCAGGACGGTGTGCTGGTGAGGCCTTGA
- a CDS encoding FAD-dependent oxidoreductase, whose amino-acid sequence MAEKLFPEGAESLGRRQWLKYAGASAAVGTLAVGARQSFATVPKSAPSADDVLDVAIIGAGLAGLTAARDLHQAGCESILVLEARDRVGGRTLNYNIPGGYVSEVGGQWIGPGQTAVADLARELGVGTFPTYYDGNTVVLGGDGRVTVDLKGTFGTDEAIGAKLSRLARDVPCGTPWTSPMAGELDKLSVGDWLQKQNIKPEDQVAWNGSITLSGGTAPAKMGLLHFLSMINSADCDYSQLDSIKHSAQETRFIGGSQILSIKMAQQLSSKVRLSTPVRRIAGWDGDVVTLHTDHGEVRARTVVMAIHPALCHQIQFDPPLPEKRAALQRAWPAHSPARKTAMVYRRPFWRDKGMNGSIFQFNGPIIWAYDNSPPAAEIGVINAFVENAKVPSERDAAIAMHKQFYAQAWGDEALSPVAYHDQDWGQADRWTLTCVSAIPPGFWSAHGEALRPSCGRLIWSGTETANIWAGYMDGAVRSGHQGALQALNALRRA is encoded by the coding sequence ATGGCAGAAAAATTGTTCCCTGAAGGCGCCGAAAGCCTGGGGCGCAGGCAATGGCTTAAGTATGCCGGTGCCTCAGCGGCCGTCGGCACGCTCGCCGTCGGTGCCCGACAGTCTTTTGCGACCGTCCCCAAGAGCGCGCCAAGCGCGGACGACGTTCTCGACGTCGCCATCATAGGAGCGGGGCTGGCTGGACTGACCGCCGCGCGAGATCTGCATCAAGCAGGCTGCGAGTCCATTCTGGTGCTGGAAGCCCGTGATCGTGTGGGGGGGCGAACGCTCAACTACAACATTCCCGGCGGGTACGTTTCGGAAGTCGGCGGCCAATGGATCGGTCCTGGTCAGACAGCCGTCGCAGATCTTGCGCGCGAATTGGGTGTCGGTACCTTCCCAACTTATTACGATGGCAATACAGTTGTTCTCGGCGGCGACGGTCGCGTGACAGTCGATCTAAAAGGCACTTTCGGCACCGACGAGGCGATCGGGGCAAAGCTCAGCAGACTCGCGCGCGATGTGCCTTGCGGCACGCCCTGGACGTCTCCGATGGCCGGCGAACTGGACAAGCTGTCTGTCGGCGACTGGCTGCAAAAACAGAATATCAAGCCAGAAGACCAAGTGGCATGGAATGGCAGCATCACCCTTTCGGGCGGCACGGCCCCGGCGAAGATGGGATTGCTGCACTTCCTTTCGATGATCAATTCCGCAGATTGCGATTACTCGCAGCTTGACAGCATCAAGCATAGCGCCCAGGAAACACGTTTCATTGGCGGCTCGCAAATCCTCAGCATTAAGATGGCCCAGCAACTGAGCAGTAAGGTGCGCCTGTCAACTCCGGTGCGCCGGATTGCTGGATGGGATGGCGACGTCGTCACCCTGCATACCGACCATGGCGAAGTGCGCGCGCGAACCGTCGTCATGGCCATCCATCCTGCATTGTGTCATCAGATCCAGTTCGATCCTCCGCTGCCAGAAAAGCGCGCGGCTCTGCAGCGCGCCTGGCCCGCGCATTCTCCCGCGAGGAAAACGGCCATGGTGTATCGCCGTCCATTCTGGCGCGACAAGGGAATGAACGGGAGCATTTTTCAGTTTAATGGCCCAATCATCTGGGCCTATGACAACTCTCCGCCCGCCGCAGAGATCGGCGTCATCAATGCATTCGTCGAGAACGCCAAGGTGCCATCGGAACGGGACGCGGCGATCGCTATGCATAAGCAGTTCTACGCCCAGGCATGGGGCGACGAAGCGCTGTCTCCCGTTGCCTACCACGATCAAGACTGGGGCCAGGCGGATCGCTGGACCTTAACCTGCGTTTCCGCCATTCCTCCGGGATTTTGGAGTGCACACGGCGAGGCTCTCCGCCCGTCGTGCGGCAGGCTGATCTGGTCGGGGACGGAGACTGCGAATATTTGGGCCGGCTACATGGATGGCGCCGTGCGCTCAGGACATCAGGGCGCGCTTCAGGCCCTGAACGCCCTGCGTCGGGCGTAA
- a CDS encoding class I adenylate-forming enzyme family protein — protein MAIIDFFDRGWRINPNGIAYIQDERSYSFSEVHALSCRIANGLLEAGFEKEAKAAVWADNDVTAWTCTLGLWRAGVVWIPVNGRNAPQENQYLLDAFDCEALFFHQAFAPAIEALRPSLPKVRLWVCIDADLPWAPSLETWSAAQPATGPSVEYDMDDIVTLSATGGTTGLPKGVMNTHRAFQTYFAQFMIAFPYGVERPVNLAAAPMTHTAGMLSLPCTARGGTVVVLPKPEPAPLLAAIAKHRVTEFFLPPTVIYRLLDIPGIENQDFSSLKCFLYGAAPMSVEKLKRAIEVFGPIMAGGYGQTEAPASISYLTPAEHFVDGALAPESRLSSVGRPNPLIRVEIMSDRGELLPRGETGEICVRGDLVMKGYFKAPDKTAETIVNGWLRTGDVGHLDDEGYLYITDRKKDMIISGGFNVYPSEVEQVIWAHPAVQDCAVIGVPDDKWGEAVKAVVELNAGQSVSAEELVALCKEKLGSVKSPKSVDFIAALPRSTAGKVLKKDLREQYWQGQGRRI, from the coding sequence ATGGCAATCATTGACTTTTTCGATCGCGGTTGGCGTATCAATCCCAACGGCATCGCCTACATTCAGGACGAGCGAAGCTATTCGTTCAGTGAAGTTCACGCGCTGTCGTGCCGTATCGCTAACGGACTGCTCGAGGCAGGCTTCGAAAAAGAAGCGAAGGCGGCGGTCTGGGCCGATAACGACGTCACGGCATGGACCTGCACGCTGGGGCTGTGGCGCGCAGGGGTGGTGTGGATCCCGGTCAACGGGCGCAACGCGCCGCAGGAGAACCAGTACCTCCTCGACGCGTTCGATTGCGAAGCGCTGTTCTTTCATCAGGCATTCGCACCGGCAATCGAGGCGCTGCGTCCCAGCCTGCCCAAAGTGAGGCTCTGGGTCTGTATCGATGCCGATCTGCCGTGGGCGCCATCGCTCGAGACATGGAGCGCGGCGCAACCTGCGACCGGGCCGAGCGTCGAGTACGACATGGACGACATCGTGACGCTTTCTGCCACGGGCGGAACGACGGGTTTGCCGAAGGGGGTGATGAACACGCATCGCGCGTTTCAAACCTATTTCGCGCAGTTCATGATTGCGTTTCCGTATGGCGTGGAGCGTCCGGTGAATCTTGCGGCGGCGCCTATGACCCATACCGCGGGAATGCTCTCGCTGCCGTGCACCGCCCGCGGCGGCACAGTGGTCGTACTGCCCAAGCCAGAGCCGGCGCCGCTGCTCGCGGCGATCGCGAAACATCGGGTGACGGAGTTCTTCCTGCCGCCGACGGTGATCTACCGCCTGCTCGATATCCCCGGTATCGAGAACCAGGATTTCTCCTCGCTCAAATGCTTTCTGTATGGAGCGGCACCCATGTCGGTGGAGAAGCTCAAGCGCGCGATCGAGGTGTTCGGTCCGATCATGGCGGGCGGATATGGTCAGACGGAAGCCCCGGCGTCGATCTCCTATCTCACGCCGGCCGAGCACTTCGTAGATGGCGCGCTTGCTCCGGAAAGCCGGCTTTCGTCGGTGGGCAGACCCAATCCGCTGATTCGCGTCGAAATCATGAGCGATCGTGGCGAGCTCCTACCTCGGGGCGAAACCGGCGAAATCTGCGTACGTGGCGACCTCGTGATGAAGGGCTACTTCAAGGCGCCCGACAAAACCGCCGAAACGATCGTGAACGGCTGGTTGCGCACCGGCGACGTCGGTCATCTGGATGACGAAGGATATCTGTACATCACCGACCGCAAGAAGGACATGATCATCAGCGGTGGCTTCAATGTCTACCCGAGCGAAGTCGAACAGGTGATCTGGGCGCACCCGGCAGTACAGGATTGCGCGGTGATCGGGGTCCCCGACGACAAGTGGGGTGAGGCGGTGAAGGCGGTGGTGGAGCTCAACGCCGGTCAGAGCGTCAGTGCAGAAGAGCTCGTGGCGTTATGCAAGGAGAAACTCGGCTCGGTGAAGTCACCGAAGAGCGTGGACTTCATTGCGGCACTGCCGCGTAGCACCGCCGGCAAGGTGCTGAAGAAAGATCTGCGCGAGCAGTACTGGCAGGGTCAAGGCCGACGGATCTGA
- a CDS encoding cytochrome c → MRRAWIVSGVVGLAAVVGVGALYGREYLDGMHFEKAMNEIDRLQVANGGSWPQPQETCYFCHGAHGQSANAWYPSLAGQPQAYLIAQLRAFADGERPNAYMGPISRDLTDEQIKSLGAYFARQTPARSEPARTQAGLEKRGMELVAEKSCQACHGAAFMGENQIPRLAGQGETYLVRQLAAFKTGERHDPSGAMNGLAGTLSGEDVKAVASYLASLTPVGSNAGAGAE, encoded by the coding sequence ATGAGACGGGCATGGATCGTAAGTGGAGTCGTCGGGCTCGCCGCTGTGGTGGGCGTGGGAGCGCTTTACGGACGCGAGTACCTGGACGGTATGCATTTCGAAAAAGCGATGAACGAGATCGACAGGTTGCAAGTGGCCAACGGTGGCTCCTGGCCGCAACCGCAAGAGACCTGCTATTTCTGCCACGGTGCGCACGGGCAGTCCGCGAACGCCTGGTATCCGTCGCTGGCAGGACAGCCACAGGCTTATCTCATCGCCCAATTGCGCGCCTTCGCTGACGGGGAACGGCCCAACGCTTATATGGGGCCGATTTCAAGGGATCTGACCGACGAACAGATCAAATCACTGGGTGCCTATTTTGCGCGGCAGACTCCGGCCCGAAGCGAGCCGGCGCGCACTCAAGCCGGGCTAGAGAAGCGCGGTATGGAACTCGTGGCAGAAAAAAGTTGCCAAGCGTGCCACGGAGCGGCGTTCATGGGGGAAAACCAGATTCCGCGTCTGGCGGGACAGGGAGAGACCTATCTCGTGAGGCAGCTTGCTGCATTCAAGACCGGCGAGCGTCATGACCCGAGCGGCGCAATGAATGGGTTGGCGGGCACTCTGTCGGGCGAAGACGTCAAGGCGGTGGCCAGCTATCTTGCCAGTCTGACGCCGGTCGGCAGCAACGCAGGCGCAGGCGCTGAATAA
- a CDS encoding trans-acting enoyl reductase family protein has protein sequence MAKHPVVVYGASGYTGMLIMDWLIDQNIPFTAVARNARRTQEMMAQRVVRLESASYEIIEAEHNVDSLANAFRGAKVVCATVGPFFDFGLVAVEAAIKAGCHYLDTTGEQHFIRQAREQFGEPYRQAGLLLSPSNAYMYTFAEIAAELALETPGVDALETATLTRGPRGAGAGVSVGSTATIFGGYRQESCYLWEKKLVPHDKHASFNVASPDFLQPVFALPWGGTSLPVYFEQDPRVRSCISCVGFYDNNAMQMVHGLSQKWDAEYAHLPREQQDTVLKQLVDSVTPSMPPRERTSLHRTVDFAIGRGQLAAVRATVHGITPYIATGAIHAAGIAKLLDGDTAKVGFASGSKAFGHRYLLGFLEQRGLARATVAQL, from the coding sequence ATGGCAAAGCATCCCGTCGTTGTATATGGCGCAAGTGGTTATACCGGCATGTTGATCATGGACTGGCTGATCGACCAGAACATTCCTTTTACCGCTGTGGCGCGCAACGCAAGGCGTACGCAGGAAATGATGGCGCAGCGGGTCGTGCGCCTCGAATCTGCGAGCTACGAAATCATCGAGGCCGAACACAACGTCGATTCGCTTGCGAATGCCTTTCGCGGCGCGAAGGTCGTGTGCGCCACCGTCGGGCCGTTCTTCGATTTCGGCCTGGTCGCGGTGGAGGCGGCAATCAAGGCCGGTTGTCACTACCTCGACACCACCGGCGAGCAACACTTTATCCGCCAGGCACGCGAACAGTTTGGCGAACCCTACCGTCAGGCCGGTCTACTGTTGTCGCCGTCAAACGCGTACATGTACACGTTTGCGGAAATTGCCGCCGAGCTGGCACTCGAGACGCCTGGCGTCGATGCGCTGGAGACGGCGACCTTGACGCGCGGCCCGCGCGGTGCCGGCGCCGGTGTGAGCGTGGGCTCTACGGCGACCATCTTCGGAGGCTATCGCCAGGAATCTTGCTATCTATGGGAAAAGAAGCTGGTGCCGCATGACAAGCACGCTTCGTTCAATGTTGCCTCCCCCGATTTTCTGCAACCAGTATTCGCGTTGCCGTGGGGCGGCACCTCGCTGCCGGTGTATTTCGAGCAGGATCCCCGCGTGCGCAGCTGTATCTCGTGCGTTGGCTTCTACGACAACAACGCAATGCAGATGGTGCATGGGCTCAGTCAGAAGTGGGATGCGGAATACGCACACCTGCCACGTGAGCAGCAGGATACGGTACTCAAACAGCTTGTCGATTCCGTGACACCGTCGATGCCGCCGCGCGAGCGCACGTCGCTTCATCGCACTGTCGACTTTGCGATCGGCCGCGGTCAGCTTGCGGCAGTTCGGGCGACCGTGCACGGCATCACGCCGTATATCGCCACCGGAGCCATTCATGCCGCCGGTATTGCCAAGCTTCTCGACGGCGACACCGCGAAGGTTGGCTTTGCATCCGGTTCGAAGGCATTCGGCCATCGCTACCTGCTTGGGTTCCTCGAGCAGCGCGGGCTCGCGCGCGCGACAGTCGCCCAACTGTAA
- a CDS encoding FAD-binding oxidoreductase, with product MSETTETQAEQQADSRSAVNRRTFLKGAAAAAVVAPAVAATQCSSNESGSPVEEARMASDMEKYRALGVWVERPDDLQPELVGDVNADVVIIGAGFAGLSRRLNSSSTGANVVVLEREFAGFGASGRNAGYLAGALGLEYDLFLKNIGNEKGKEIVRYYEDAVPFVEGKLKEYEIDCDYNQTGIIRAGIDPSQEDKVRESMRTGAELGCQSEFLDQAEMRARGIPPAFLFGNYVSRGGTLHPGKYVMGLRRAALRAGVRIFENTPLLSYTEGSVIKVQTPRGSASAPAMMLATNAYTPQLGLLADKVVPLRVSAIETRPLLRASAQGLRLATTRRDRDGTLDHGKPSLDREQHARGHDEANPLSVRLQTPNVPDYESYRELRTALHDRFPSLKGVALRACWSGYISLANDALPVVGTIGSHQNIFYSAGCSGHGVASQSMVGSMIAGRIRGTDNPLLSALDHKTPSMLPEPLRWCVMTGALGVVNALDERVNSKVRAAQARMS from the coding sequence ATGAGTGAGACGACGGAAACACAGGCAGAACAGCAAGCTGACTCTCGTTCTGCAGTGAACCGCCGCACGTTCCTCAAGGGTGCGGCGGCGGCAGCCGTAGTGGCGCCGGCAGTGGCGGCTACACAATGCTCGAGCAATGAATCAGGTAGTCCAGTGGAAGAAGCCAGAATGGCCTCTGACATGGAGAAATACCGCGCGCTTGGAGTCTGGGTGGAAAGGCCAGACGACTTGCAACCAGAACTCGTGGGCGACGTGAATGCGGATGTGGTCATCATCGGCGCGGGTTTTGCCGGGCTATCGCGGCGCTTGAACTCGTCAAGCACGGGCGCGAACGTGGTCGTGCTCGAGCGCGAGTTTGCGGGCTTTGGTGCAAGCGGACGCAACGCGGGTTATCTGGCCGGCGCACTCGGGCTCGAATATGATCTCTTTCTCAAGAACATAGGCAACGAGAAAGGGAAAGAGATCGTTCGCTACTACGAGGACGCGGTCCCCTTCGTGGAGGGCAAGCTGAAAGAGTACGAGATCGACTGCGACTACAATCAGACGGGCATTATCCGTGCGGGCATCGATCCCTCGCAGGAAGATAAGGTGCGCGAAAGCATGCGAACCGGCGCCGAATTGGGCTGTCAGTCGGAATTTCTCGATCAGGCTGAGATGCGTGCACGCGGCATTCCGCCCGCGTTTCTGTTTGGCAACTACGTGTCGCGCGGCGGCACGCTTCACCCCGGCAAGTATGTGATGGGGCTCAGGCGCGCAGCGCTTCGGGCAGGCGTGAGGATTTTCGAGAATACGCCGCTGCTGTCCTACACGGAAGGGTCTGTCATCAAGGTGCAAACACCGCGCGGAAGTGCAAGCGCACCGGCTATGATGCTGGCCACCAACGCCTATACGCCGCAACTCGGCCTGCTTGCAGACAAAGTCGTACCGTTGCGGGTCTCGGCGATCGAGACTAGGCCGCTCCTCCGAGCCTCAGCGCAAGGCCTTAGGCTGGCCACGACGCGAAGGGATCGTGACGGCACACTGGACCATGGAAAGCCATCGCTTGACCGTGAACAACACGCTCGTGGTCACGACGAAGCGAATCCATTATCCGTACGGCTCCAAACACCGAACGTGCCCGACTACGAGTCATACCGCGAGCTGCGCACGGCCCTGCATGACCGCTTTCCCTCACTCAAGGGCGTCGCGCTGCGGGCATGCTGGAGCGGCTACATCAGCCTGGCCAATGATGCGCTACCCGTTGTCGGGACCATTGGGTCGCATCAGAACATCTTCTACAGCGCCGGATGCTCCGGCCACGGCGTGGCCTCGCAATCGATGGTCGGAAGCATGATTGCAGGGCGGATTCGCGGCACCGACAATCCGCTGCTTTCGGCGCTAGATCACAAGACGCCATCGATGCTGCCTGAGCCCCTGCGATGGTGCGTCATGACGGGGGCGCTGGGTGTGGTGAACGCGCTCGACGAGCGTGTGAACAGCAAGGTTCGCGCTGCGCAGGCGCGAATGTCGTAA
- a CDS encoding c-type cytochrome: MMKKILLICVPLAVVLLLAIFGSDLLGLYRLQSYIANSTTAYLVDGGAWPHVTDVCMGCHGVKGNSLHQGYPSLAGQPAPYLEAQLHDFSGQARRNPNMTPLALTMSDAQIKSLAAYFAGVPPVANRYFRPDAQLREKGLHLVAAANCAACHGARLMGHDQFPRLAGQGYDYLLAQFDHFASGTRSEPTGVMKNLAMGFSPEDRKAVATYLASLEPKKD, translated from the coding sequence ATGATGAAAAAAATCCTATTGATTTGCGTTCCTTTGGCCGTCGTACTGTTGCTGGCCATTTTCGGTTCCGATCTGCTGGGTCTTTATCGGCTTCAGAGCTATATCGCTAACTCGACGACCGCTTACCTGGTCGACGGTGGCGCTTGGCCACATGTAACCGATGTCTGCATGGGCTGCCACGGCGTCAAGGGCAATTCACTCCACCAGGGGTATCCGAGCTTGGCGGGGCAACCAGCACCTTACCTAGAGGCTCAACTCCACGACTTCTCAGGTCAGGCGCGGCGAAATCCGAATATGACGCCTCTCGCGTTGACGATGAGCGATGCGCAGATCAAGTCGCTGGCGGCATATTTCGCGGGTGTGCCCCCTGTCGCGAATCGTTACTTCAGGCCGGATGCGCAACTGCGCGAGAAAGGGCTGCATCTGGTAGCCGCTGCCAACTGTGCCGCATGTCATGGCGCTCGATTGATGGGCCACGATCAGTTTCCGCGTCTGGCTGGCCAGGGGTACGACTATCTGCTTGCGCAGTTCGATCACTTCGCTTCGGGCACCCGCAGCGAACCTACAGGCGTGATGAAAAACCTTGCAATGGGTTTTTCGCCTGAAGATCGCAAAGCCGTTGCCACCTATCTGGCAAGCCTTGAACCGAAGAAAGATTGA
- a CDS encoding TetR/AcrR family transcriptional regulator, giving the protein MAFSLRAVALRAGISVSNLQYYFPTRSAVLRAVMLPAIDTYFDALKRALQSNASPRATIDAILHQSVQDAKDSEYISLWWHFFFVCVY; this is encoded by the coding sequence ATGGCGTTCTCGCTGCGCGCCGTTGCTTTGCGTGCGGGAATCAGTGTCAGCAACCTCCAGTATTACTTCCCAACACGCTCTGCCGTCCTGCGGGCGGTCATGCTACCCGCGATCGACACATATTTCGATGCGTTGAAGCGGGCGCTCCAAAGCAATGCTTCGCCGCGTGCGACGATCGACGCCATTCTCCATCAGTCGGTGCAGGACGCCAAGGACTCAGAGTACATCTCGCTGTGGTGGCATTTCTTTTTCGTTTGCGTCTACTGA
- a CDS encoding electron transfer flavoprotein subunit beta/FixA family protein has translation MKVLVAVKRVVDANVKVGVKSDGTGIDIANVKMSINPFDEIAVEEAVRLKEAGLATEIIAVSAGVMQVQETLRTALAIGADRAILIESNEILQPLAVAKLLKALVDKEQPQLVILGKQSIDDDSNQTGQMLAAIANLPQATFASKITIADGEATVVREVDGGAETLSLKLPAVVTTDLRLNEPRYVTLPNIMKAKKKPLETVKPDDFGVDVTPRLRTLKVAEPPARSAGVKVADVKALVEKLKTEAKVI, from the coding sequence ATGAAAGTGTTGGTGGCGGTGAAGCGGGTCGTGGACGCGAATGTGAAGGTCGGCGTGAAGTCCGACGGAACAGGTATCGATATCGCCAATGTGAAGATGTCGATAAACCCATTCGACGAAATTGCCGTGGAAGAGGCGGTGCGTCTTAAGGAAGCCGGCTTGGCCACGGAGATCATCGCGGTGTCCGCGGGGGTGATGCAGGTCCAGGAGACTCTGCGGACGGCACTCGCGATAGGCGCGGATCGCGCGATCCTCATCGAGTCGAATGAGATCCTGCAACCGCTCGCCGTGGCAAAGCTGCTCAAGGCACTTGTCGACAAGGAGCAACCGCAGCTCGTGATCCTCGGTAAGCAGTCCATCGACGACGATTCGAACCAGACCGGCCAGATGCTCGCCGCGATCGCGAACTTGCCGCAAGCGACCTTCGCTTCGAAGATCACCATCGCTGATGGCGAGGCCACGGTCGTACGTGAAGTCGATGGCGGTGCGGAAACGCTGTCGCTCAAACTGCCCGCAGTTGTGACTACCGACCTTCGTTTGAACGAGCCGCGCTACGTCACGCTGCCGAACATCATGAAGGCGAAGAAGAAGCCGCTGGAGACGGTTAAGCCCGACGACTTTGGTGTGGACGTCACGCCGCGTCTGCGAACCCTGAAGGTCGCTGAGCCGCCCGCGCGCTCGGCTGGTGTGAAGGTTGCCGACGTGAAGGCACTCGTCGAGAAGCTGAAGACTGAAGCCAAGGTTATCTGA